A single genomic interval of bacterium harbors:
- a CDS encoding winged helix-turn-helix domain-containing protein, translating into MMEVAKKIKGARLRLRVQAIALLKKGWHQKDVAEAVGAGIRTVRDWAFRYNKEGIESLYNKPRSGAPRKLKDSIGFKQRVLAGSDYKQDNIVSWNGQKLQEVLRKEFNADYSLSGVYLVLHRLELRWLMPRPYHPKANTELQEAFKKTLKIK; encoded by the coding sequence ATGATGGAAGTGGCAAAGAAGATAAAAGGTGCTCGTCTGCGACTACGGGTACAAGCAATAGCATTACTCAAGAAAGGGTGGCATCAGAAAGATGTTGCTGAAGCAGTGGGTGCAGGGATACGCACAGTTCGTGATTGGGCTTTCAGATACAACAAGGAAGGAATAGAAAGTCTATATAACAAACCTCGTAGTGGTGCTCCAAGAAAGCTGAAAGATTCTATAGGATTCAAGCAACGGGTGCTTGCTGGATCAGACTACAAACAAGATAATATAGTATCTTGGAATGGTCAGAAACTTCAGGAAGTTCTGCGTAAGGAGTTCAATGCAGATTACTCACTTTCAGGAGTTTATCTGGTTTTACACAGACTGGAATTGCGGTGGCTTATGCCACGTCCTTATCATCCAAAGGCTAATACTGAACTTCAGGAGGCTTTTAAAAAAACTTTAAAAATCAAGTAG
- a CDS encoding clan AA aspartic protease gives MGIINAKILLKNPRKSELELVEVEALADSGAVHLCIPEHIRIQLELDEIDKKEVTLADGSRKLVPYVGPIELHFKNRIGFAGALVMGDQALLGAIPMEDMDLVIIPKTRTLEVNPNSPNIATSIAK, from the coding sequence ATGGGCATAATTAACGCAAAGATATTGTTAAAAAATCCGAGAAAATCAGAGCTGGAATTAGTTGAGGTCGAAGCATTAGCAGATTCAGGTGCAGTCCATCTTTGTATTCCTGAACACATAAGGATTCAACTGGAGTTAGATGAAATCGACAAGAAGGAAGTAACCTTGGCAGATGGGAGCCGAAAACTTGTTCCGTATGTTGGTCCCATTGAACTTCATTTCAAGAATCGTATTGGTTTTGCTGGAGCATTGGTTATGGGTGACCAGGCTTTACTTGGTGCCATTCCGATGGAAGACATGGATTTGGTCATCATTCCCAAAACTCGAACCTTAGAAGTAAATCCAAATAGTCCGAATATTGCGACATCGATAGCTAAGTAA
- a CDS encoding transposase: protein MELPPYSPQLNPTEHLWDWIRRYHLSNRTYEGYEEIVNACCESWLDLIADKNRLRSMCWFPWIKEAET, encoded by the coding sequence TTGGAATTACCACCATATTCGCCACAGTTAAATCCAACTGAACACTTATGGGATTGGATTCGCCGTTATCATTTATCTAACCGGACATACGAAGGATATGAGGAAATAGTGAATGCCTGTTGCGAATCATGGCTCGACTTGATTGCTGACAAAAACCGTTTGCGTTCGATGTGCTGGTTCCCTTGGATCAAAGAGGCGGAAACTTAA